Proteins encoded together in one SAR324 cluster bacterium window:
- a CDS encoding FAD-linked oxidase C-terminal domain-containing protein yields MGGTCTGEHGVGIGKIHYMRAEHGESVEMMRQIKQALDPMNLFNPGKLVPT; encoded by the coding sequence ATGGGAGGGACTTGCACCGGTGAGCATGGTGTCGGGATAGGTAAGATTCACTACATGCGTGCCGAGCACGGAGAATCTGTGGAGATGATGCGACAGATCAAGCAGGCTCTAGATCCAATGAACCTCTTCAACCCTGGGAAACTTGTCCCCACTTGA
- a CDS encoding FAD-linked oxidase C-terminal domain-containing protein, whose translation ISRLAECILKTRADIDASNLMVPIVGHVGDGNFYLLFLIDPANGVEDLKQFQQLNDRLIERA comes from the coding sequence ATTTCTCGACTAGCGGAGTGTATTCTAAAAACTCGGGCTGACATCGACGCATCAAACCTCATGGTACCCATTGTTGGTCATGTGGGGGATGGAAATTTTTATCTACTCTTCTTGATCGATCCAGCCAACGGGGTAGAAGATTTGAAGCAATTTCAGCAGTTGAATGATCGGTTGATTGAGCGGGCTTGA